A window of Halopelagius inordinatus genomic DNA:
CGGACTCCGACTCCCCCTCGTCTGCCTCCTGGGACTCTTCTTGCTCGCCCTCGGACTGCTCGGCTTCCTGTTGGGTCTCAGATTCGTCGTCGGCTTCGTCGCCCACGTTCGTGCCGAACAGTTGGTTGACGAGACCGACGACGATCTGCGTCAACAGGTCCTGAAGCGGCAGTTCGTCCGCCGCCTTCTTCGCCATGTTCCGTATCTTGTCGCCCATCTCGGGCGCTTCCGGGAGGATGTCGTCGAGCGACGGGAGTATGTCCGAGAGGCCGCCGAGGATGTCGCCGGGTTTGTCCAGTAGTCCGGCGACGGCCGAAAGCAGGTTCCCGACCAAGTTGCCGTCGCCCTTCTGGGCGGCGACGTCGAGGATGACTCGGTTGAGGTCCACCTCCAGTCCCAGAAGGTCGAGGTGGAGCCCTTCGAGGTCCAAAAACAGGATGCCCGTCTCGTCTTCGCCCTCCATGCCTTCCTGTATCTCGTCGGACTCTTCCTCTTGGCTCTGTGCGGTCTGGGAGTCGAGTTCGGGCGACTCCTCGCCTTCTTCGCCGTCGCTCTCGCTTTCTTCCGCTTCGTCTCCCTGCTCGTCCTCTGAGGCGTCCTCTCCGTCGTCCGACCCTTCGTCTTCTCCGTCTTCGGCGGACTCCTCTTCGTCGCCTTCGGCCGCCTGTTCTTCGGCCGACTCGTCTTGGCTCGACTCGTCGTCGGATTCGGCTTCGTCCTCGCCGCCGTCGGTCACGAGGCGTCGTTCGATGTCTGCAATCACTCGCTGCTCGTCGACGTCGGATGAGTCTACTGTCATGTGGTCGGTACAACTCCCGGACTCGGTGTAGGTGATTTGGCCTATACTTGCAAGCCGCAAACCGGTCCGAAAAGCGACCGGTTACCCGCGGAGAAACCGGTGCTACGAGCGACCCGGATTCGAAACCGGCGGAGAGGCGGCATCGAACGGGTAATCGGCCGGCTACAAACAGAGAGAGTCGACGCCGTCCGCCGCGGATTCGACGACTCTCTCCCGGGCGTCGAACTCGATGAGACCCAGGTTCGCAAGTTTCGGAAGGTGAGTGTGGTACAGAGACACCGACACCCGCTCGAACGCCTCCTCGGGGACGTCGGCGTCCGTGACGTCGGTCTCCTCGCGAGCGACTGCCCGCGCGAGGGAACGCAGTTCGATGGGCGTCCCGGCAGTCGCTATCGTCGCGAGAACGGTACGGCGCCGACTCTCTGTGAGGGCCTCGAACAAGTCGTTGCGTGAGACGTCGTCCGTCTCAGCCAGCGAATCGAGTTGTGAATGGGGAATGGAGTTACTCATCTATCTGCTCGGTTACCAGTCACCGATGTCGGTGCTGTTCGTTTGAACAATATCGAAGATAGACAATAGCGTATGGGGTTAAACGAATAGGCTCATCCGAGAGCGCGAGCCGAAAGAAGGCTCTCTAAAAGCTACCGGCCGAGAATGGCTCCGGGATTCGGCGACTCTCGGACGCTCGTGACGCTTCTATACCGCCTTTTCGGCGACTTCTGGGGCTATTTCCTACAACGGAGGTTTATTGTTCCGTCGGCCGGACGACTCCGGTATGGCTCCCGAAGACGTGCAGTCGGATCCTCTCTCGGAGACGCTTGCGGTGTTCGACCGAGCGGAGAGGGCCCGCGAACCGTTGACGACGAGCGAAGTCTCCGAATCGCTCTCGTGCACCCGGCGGACGGCGTACGACCGTCTGACCCGACTCGCCGACCGGGGCGTCGTGGAGACGAAGAAAGTCGGCGCGCGCGGGCGAATCTGGTGGCGCGAACCGCAGTCCTCGGAGACGGGGGCGGAGGCGCAAAGCGCCGTCGTCGAACACGATTCGCTGTTGCTCGACGTCCTCGACGAGGCCGACGTGGGCGTGTTCGTCCTGAACGACGAGTTCGAGGTCGTCTGGGTCAACGACGACATCGAACGATACTTCGGCCTCGACCGGACGGCCGTCGTCGGACGCGACAAGCGCCGTCTCTTGGACGAGGAGATTCTCGACACCGTCGCGAACCCCGGCGAGTTCGCCGAGACGGTGCGCTCTACGTACGACGACAACACCTACGCGGAGGAGTTCGAGTGCCGGGTGACGGCCGGGGAGCACCGACCCGAGCGGTGGTTGGAACACCGAAGTCGGCCCATCGAGTCGGGGCGGTTCGCGGGCGGGCGAGTGGAACTGTACTACGACGTGACGGAGTCGAAACGGCTCTTCCGTCGACTGTCTCGCTCGCACGCCGCCCTCGAACGCGAACTCGACGACGTCTTCGAACGAATCGACGACGCGGTGTTCGCCCTCGACGACGACCACCGGTTCACCTACCTCAACCGGCGCGCCGAACGACTGTTCGACTGTGACGCGTCGGACGTGGTCGGTCGGTCGGTCACGGACGTGTTCGCCGCCGCCGACGACTCGACGGGGTACGACGCCATCCGCCGCGCGTCGGAGACGCAGTCGTCCGTGACCTACGAAGAGTACTTCGAACCGCTCGACGTATGGCTCGAAGGGCGCGTGTACCCCTCCGAGACCGGTGTTTCGGTCTACGTTCGGAACGCCGACGAACGAAAGCAGCGCGAACGCGAGCAGAAGCGATACGAGACGATATTCGAGACCATCGACGACGCGGTGTGCGTCTTCGACGAAGACGGGCGACTCGTCGCGACGAACTCGGCCTTCGAGACGCTGACGGGGCACTCGGCGGGCGATTTCCTCGACGAGACGGGGCGGTTAGCCACCGACGATACGCTCGAAGGCGTTATCGAACGCTACAGAGAGCGCTCTCGCGGGGGGGAAGACACCGTGAGCGTGGAGACGGAAGCGACGACCGACGGCGGCGAACGCGTCGTCATCGAGTCTCGAATCACGCGCTATCGCTCCGCCGAGGGTTCTCTGCGGTGGATTGCGGTCGTCCGGGACGTGACGGAGCGGAAAGAACAGCTACGTCGGCACGAACGCCAACAGGAGCGTCTCACCGCCCTCAACGCCGTCAACGCAGTCGTCCGAGAGATATCCGACGCGATAATCAGTCGCCCGACGCGAGAGGAGATAGAGCGGGAGGTCTGTACGGCGTTCGCGGAGTCGGAGTCGTACCGGTTCGCGTGGATCGCGGGCGTCGACCCGCGGCGCGGAGAACTCACCGCCCGCGTCGAAGTCGGTGTCGAGGGCTACGTCGACGAGATAGACCTCTCGGACGCCCGGTCGTTGAACACGTTAGAGGAGAGCGGTCCCGCCAGCCGGGCCGTGCGGACCGGAGAGATACAGGCCGTCAACGACCCGTTCTCCGACGAGGACTTCGAGCCGTGGCGTCACCTCGCGCGGAAGTACGACTACCAGTCCGTGGCGGCCGTCCCCATCGAGTACGAGGGGACGACGTACGGACTCCTCGGGGTGTACGCCGACCGGGAGAACGCCTTCGAGGAGGAAGAACAGCGAGCGCTCGAACCGGTGGGCGAAATCGTCGGCCACGCCATCGCGGCGAACGAGCGCAAACAGGCGCTGATGGGCGACGAAGCCGTCGAAGTCGAGTTCCGAGTTCCGAACCCGTTCGGCGAGTACGGCGCCACGCTACCGTCCGACGGCACGTTCCGCATCGAACGAACCGTCCCCTTGGAGGACGGGACGTACCTGGAGTACGGCGTCGCCAGCGCGCACGTCCTCGACGTGCTCGAATCGCTCGTCGACGTGATTCCTCACTGGCGGTCGCTCGCGAGGTTCGACTGCGACTCCTCGCCCGCCCGGTTCGAACTCTACCTCTCGGAACAACCCGTCCAGTCGGCTATCGCCTCTCTCGGCGGATACGTCGAGTCGGCCGCGATGGCCGACGGCGACTTCGAGTTGACCGTCCACCTCTCGGTTTCGACGGACATCAGGTCCGTCACGGACCGTCTCCGAGAGACGTACCCGAACGTCGAGTTGGTCGCCCGGCGCTTGGTGTCCGTCGAGGACCCGTTCCGAGAGCGCTTGCAACGACAGTTCTCCGAGATACTGACGGAGCGACAGCGCACCGCAGTGGAGACGGCGTACTACTCGGGCTTCTTCGAGTGGCCGAGAGAGAGCACCGGCGAGGACGTCGCGGAGTCCCTCGGCGTGAGTGCGCCGACGTTCCACCAGCATCTCCGGCGGGCCGAAAAGGAACTGTTCGGGCAGGTGCTCGCAGAGCAACCCGTGACAGATCAGTGACGACGCGGCTCGGTTCGGACGAAACGCACCGAGACGCGCCGTGAGCGGCGATATCGGCCGTATTCCGCCGACGAACTGCGGAGCGCCGCGGCTGACAAGTTGATAACGGCTGAGCCCGTAGGTGGTTCGATGACAGACATACTCGTTCCTCTGTTCCCCGGGATACCCGGCGGACCGGAGATGCTCATAGTGCTTCTCATCATCGTGTTGCTGTTCGGCGCGAACAAACTGCCGAAACTCGCGCGTTCGACCGGTCAAGCGATGGGCGAGTTCAGACGCGGACGCGACGAACTGGAGAACGAAATCAAAGAGGGCGCCGCCGCGGACGACGCCTCGACGGACGACGACGTAGAAGCCGACGCGGAGACGGACGACCCCGACCGAACGACCACCGCGTAAGCGGACGACTGCGGCGGTGCTCAGTTTTACACGGAGGATACGCTCTGTAGCCGACGGCTTCGGGGAGTCGGGCGTTCAGTCGCCCGGCGTCGGCGTCGTCGCCTCCGCGCCTGCAGACCGGTAGTACGTCGCGACGAACACGCCCGTCGCCACGAGGACGAAGCCCGCGGCGGTGAGAAACGCCACCGTCGTGGAGACGAAGTCCTTGATGGTGCCGACGAGCACCGGCCCCGCCACCTGCCCTATCTTCCACGAGATGGAGCGAAGCGACATGCTCGACGCCACGGAGTCGAACCGTTCGCCCTCTTCGACGAAAAGCGCCATACTCGCGGGCAGGCGGATGCTGTCCGCGATTCCGAGGACGCCGTAGGCGAAGAACAGAGCGAAGAACGCGCCGCCGAGTCGCTGTGTGTCGCCGAACGCGGAGAACGTGACGGGGTCTACGACGCCCTCGAAAAACAGCGCGAGCGGGATGAGCGCGGTTCCGACGCCGTAGAGGAGTGCGCCGGCGGCGACGAACCGGTGTTTCCCGCCGAGTCTGTCGGTTAGGTCGCCCATGTACCCCTGTACGAGCGTCTTCGTCACCTTCCCGCCCGCGAGGATCCAGCCGATTGCGAAGGCGTTGATGCCGAACTCCACGCGGGCGAAGATGGGCAGGAAGATGATGACGGCCATCTTACCGACGCTGAACGCGAGGCGGAAGAAGACGAGCGACCGAATCATCGGCCGAGAGAACAGGGCGCGGAGCGTCTCTGCGCCGGTCGCGTCCTCCGGGTCTTTCCTGCCGCCGGGGTTCGTGCGGAGGTAGCGCCACACGAGGACGAACGCGACGACGGTGACGCCGCTGAGAACGGCGTACGTCAGCGCGAAGTCGTACGCGTAGAGCAGGTAGCCGCCCACCACGTCGCCCGCGAGACTGGAGAACGCCGCCACCTGATTGTAAGCGCCCAGCCACCGACCGCTGGCGTCGTCGGGACTAATCTCGCCGACGACCGTAGAGCCGGTAATCCAGAGCATGCTCGCGCCGAGGCCTTGGAGCATCCGGACGAGGACGACGTGCGTCGAGTTCTGGACGAGGGTGAATCCGAAGAAGACGACGACGTTGAGAGCGAGTCCGGCGAGCAGAAACCGCTTTGCGTTGCCCGTGTCCACTTTCCGTCCGAGTGGGAGGACAATGAGCAGTTGAACGACGGCGAAGGCGGTTCCGAACAGTCCCTCGACGAACCCCGTCGTCCCGAACTGCTCGGCGTAGAGGGCGAGAGCGATGAGTATCGTCGAGTACGCTTGACTCCGCGCGAACGCGGTTCCGGCGAGTGCCGCGAACTCTCGGTCGCGAAACAGCCCCGCGGTGCCGCCGACTCCCGAACCCATCGTGGATATTCGAATCGAAACGGTGGTGCTCGGTATAAATCACAGCATCCGGGAAGCCCGTGCGGGGTATCTGCCCGTCGCGAACGCCGTCGCTCGGAGAACGAGTATCGATGAGGTATGAGTGGCGGACGACGGGTTTGCCCGGCGTTCCGGCACGGGTAGTCCCGGTTGCCTCCTCCACCCCGCGATCCCTCGAGCGACGCACGTCCGGCGGTCCGTTGCTCGCTTCCGCGCCTGGCGGGGTATCACCGGTGAACCGCGTGCAACCGACCCTGCGGTCGGCTTCCACGGTCCGCTGTCCCCGAGGGACGAGGCTTCGACGTTGGCTCCCGGGGCCCGTGTCGGTCTGACCGGACGCCCCCGGTTTCGGTCCCCGCTAAAGGCCGAAATTGCGGGTGAAGGGCAGGGCCTGGCTGCCCGACCTAGTCCATCCTTCTTTACCCCATCGTCACATAAGGGGCTTTCGACTCGGGGTCGCGTCAATCGGTGGACGGCGCGGCGGAGACGACGGGGACGGACGGAGAACGGCGGCCGTATCAGTCGAGAACGCTCCACGCGTACGCGCCGCCTGCGACGGCGACGACGGCGGCGACGGCGGCGACGGCCCACCGGTGGTCGGCTATCCACGCGTACTGCGCCGGGAAACTGTAGATCAGGTTCGAGTCGAGAGAGACCACCCAAAGCAGGGCGAACGCGAGCATCGCGACGCCGAGGACGGTGACCAGACCGGCGACGGTGGCGGCGTCGGTTCGTCCCTGTCGCCCCGCGAGGAAGACGACGACGCCGAGAAGTCCGAGGAATCCGACGACCGAGAGGCCGACGGGTCCGGCGGCGTAGTAGGCCGCGACGCCGACGTTCGACTGCGTGACGAGGAGTGCGGGGGCGAAGACGACGGCGGCCAAAAGGAGACAGGCGACGGCCCCGACGGCCGACGCGGCAGACTCTGTGTTCATATCGGCGGTTCCGGACGCCGTTTTGTTAAACCGTTCGACACGCGATTGGAAGGGAAATCGGTAAACGGGTGGCAGGCAGTCTCCGAATATGGAACGTGTAGCAGTCATCGGCGCGTCGATGACCCGGTTCGGGCAACGCGACGCGTGGATACGCGAGTTGCTCGCCGAGGCCGGACAGGCCTGCCTCGAAGACGCGGGCGTCGCGCCCGACGAGGTGGAGCATCTGTACGTCTCGAACATGGCGAGCGGAGAGTTCGAGGGACAGACGGGCGTCCCGAACGCTCTCGCGCAGGACTTGGCGGCGGTCCCGGCGTACACCGCCCGCATCGACCAGACGTCTTCCTCCGGCGGGGCGGGCGTCTACGCGGCGTGGCAGTCCGTCGCCTCCGGCGCCTCGGAGATGACGATGCTCGTCGGCGGCGAGAAGATGACGCACCGGTCGACGGCGGAGGCGACGGACGTCATCGCCTCTCTGACGCACCCCGTAGAGTACAAACACGGCGTGACGCTCCCGTCGTTTGCGGGTCTCACCGCGCGTCTGTACCTCGACGAGTACGACGCCCCTCGGGAGTCTCTCGGGAAGGTGGCCGTCAAGAACCACAAGAACGGTCTGGACAACCCCCACGCCCAGTTCAGAAAGGAGGTGGATTTAGAGACGGTTCTGGAGTCGCCCGTCGTCGCGGACCCCCTCCGCCTCTACGACTTCTGTCCCATCACAGACGGCTCTGCGGCCCTGCTTTTCTGCCCGGAGTCCGTCGCGCGCGAGTACACGGACGACTACGCCGTCGTCTCCGGTATCGGCGGCGCGACGGACACCCACGTCGTCCACGAACGCGCGGACCCGACGACGATGGGCGGCGTCGTCAACTCCTCGGATATCGCCTACGAGATGGCCGGTCTCGGCCCCGACGACGTGGACGTGGCGGAACTGCACGACATGTTCACCATCCTCGAATTCCTCCAGTCCGAGGACCTCGGCTTCTTCGAGAAAGGCGAGGGCTGGAAAGCCGTCGAGGAGGGCGTCACGGACCGCGACGGCGAGTTACCCATCAACACCTCGGGCGGCCTGAAGTCGAAGGGCCACCCCCTCGGCGCGTCGGGCGTCGCGCAGGTGTACGAGATATACCAGCAGTTGATCGGTGAGGCGGGAGACAGACAGGTCGAGGCGGACGTCGGTCTGGCCTGCAACGTCGGCGGGTTCGGAAACTGCGTCACCACGACCATCATGGAGGCCCGACAATGAGCGACGAACGCGAGATGGAGGCGTACCGCTACCCCGACGGCAGCATCACCTACCCCGGCCATCCGGTCGGACCCGACGGCGAGGAACCCGTCGGTACCGTCGATTTGAGCGGCTACACCGCCGAGATAATCACGTGGACCACCTCGACTGCGACGCCGCCGGGCGTCCGCGAACCCAACTCACTCGCGGTCGTCGAGTTCGACGTCGACGGCGAACCCGTCCGCGCCATCGGCCAACTCACCGTCGCGGACGCGACCGAAAGCGAGGTGTCCATCGGCGACGAGGTACGGCCCGTCTACTGCGAGGAACTCCGCGACCCCGACGCGGGAATCCGCGAGAAAGAGAGCCAAGCGTGGGACGGCTACCGGTTCGAGCCGGTCTGAATGGGCGCTCAGCCCCCTCGGGACCGGTCGTCGGACCCCGCCGTCTCGGGCGCTTCGTCGCCTCGCGCGTCGCCGACGGCGTCGGCGCGTCGCCGGAGAGTCTCTCGGACGGCCGCCGCCGAGACGCCGGCGCCGTCGGCCTGGGTGACCAGTCTGTCGAGTCTGTTCTCGAAGGTCTCGGCGTCTCGCACCTCTCTTCCGAACTGCCGCTTTCCCGGCCGCCGCGTCGTCTGGTCGCCGCCCCGCCCCGACAGCGTCGCGTTCACCGACGCCCCCGCGAGCAACACGAGACCGCCGACGTAGAGCCACGTCACGAGGAGCAACACCGTTCCGAGTAACCCGTAGATGTCGGGCTTGCTGGAGGCCGAGGCGTACAGGTGAAAGAGCCACTCCAGACTCGTCCACCCGACCGCTGCGACCACCACGCCGGGGAGAACTTCTCGGACCGAGACGTCGATGTTCGGGAAGACGTAGTACATCGGGAAGAACGCGACCGTCAGTCCGAGGACGGCCACGAGGCCGTCGAGCGCCCACGAGAACGGCATTCCGTCGGGCACGACGACGACCGAGCCGACGAGGACCGCGACGACGGCAGCCCCGCCCACCGCGAGCACCACGATGAGCGCGTCGCTGAACTGCCCCACGAGCGAGAGTTTCCGTTCGGTGTCGTATATCTGTGCGAACGCCGCGTCCATCGCGCGGAATATCTTGCTCGTCCCCCACAGGAGTACGCCGACGCTGACGACCGAGAGACCGACGCTGCCGGTCGCGCCGCCGAGCGCATTGGCCACCACCTGCTGACCCGCCTCCGGGAGGAAGACGCCCGTGAGCCTCACGACGGTTCCGACGAACCGTCCCCGCCCGGTGGCCGACAGAACAAGCGACAAAAGGAGGAAAATCGGTAGCAGCGAGACGAGTGCGTGGTAGGCGATGCTGGCGGCCATGAACGTGATGTCCTCCCGTCGCATCTCGCGAACGGCCGCCCGGACACCCGAACGCGCACGCTCGAACTGACCATCCATAGCCGCCGTACGACCGCGGTGGGGATAAAGCACGGAACTCCCCGCGGCGGTGAATCGCCGTCCGCGCCGACGCGATTCGATAGCGTCTTTCGCCGTACCGAGAGAGACTCCCCATGGACCTCGAAGGACGCTCGCTCCGAGAACGACTGCTGCAATCGCTCGTCGTGTTCGTCGTCCTGTTCGCGTACGGCTACGTGCAGGAGGCGTTCGGTTGGCGAGTGCCGGTCATCGTCGCCGCCTTCTTCTTCGTGATTCAGATAGCGATAGACGGGACGCGAAACCGACTCGACGAGTGACCGCCTCCCGGAACGCTCGACCCCGTCGTCGTCTCCATCGCCGTCCCGACCCGTACCTCGAATCCGGACGTGAGACGACCCGAACAACAGAGTGATATCACCCGAGTATATGTGTCGGAAGCGCGACGGGTGAGTATGAGTGTCAGCGACGACGGGGACGTCCCCGATACCTACGAGGCGTACGCGGAGACGCGCGAGAAGCCCCGATTCACCGACTGGCTCCGCGAACGCGCGGAACCGGCGTGGTCGGACGCGACGGAGCACCGGTTCGCACGCGAACTCGGGAGCGGCGAACTCGACGACGACGCGTTTCGACGGTACGTGGTGCAGGATTACGCCTTCCTCGAAACGCTCGTCGGGGCGTTCGGACACGCCGTCGGAGACGCGCCGACGATGGCGTCGAAAGGGCGACTCGTCGATTTTCTCGGGACGCTCACCGCCGACGAGAACGACTACTTCGAGCGCACCTTCGACGCGTTGGACGTCCCGAGAGCCGAGGACGCCGGCCCGACGCTGACGCCGACGACGCGGGCGTTCGAGAATCTCCTGCGCCGGGCCGCCGCGGAGGGCGGGTACGCGGAGACGCTGGCCGTCCTCGTGCCCGCCGAGTGGGCGTATCTGGAGTGGGCGAGCGCTGTCGACGGTGCGTCGCCCGAGCGGTTCTACCTCGCTGAGTGGGTCGAACTCCACGCGAACGAGGGGTTCGCGGAGTTCGTGGGATGGCTTCGGTCGGAACTGGACCGAGAGGGTGAGTCCATCTCACCGCGTCGTCGGAGGCGGGTCGAACGACTCTTCGAGCAGACGGTCGAACTGGAGGTGGAGTTCTTCGAGTCGGCGTACTAACACTGGTCTCGAAGCGCCGCCGCCGTCGCCCGTTCGTCAACCGTCACGACGGCGCAGTCGTCCTCGCAGGGGTCGCACGGCACGACATCCATCAGCGTCGTCGTGGCCCTAACCGGGTGCTGCGGCGGCTATGACCGTTGCTGACGGACTGACCCTCTCGGCCCTCACCGGTCGTCGTCCGCGTCTGCGTTAGCGTCGTCACTCTCGACGGCGTCGTCGGGCGAATCCTGACTGTTCGCTGCGGTTTGCTCGTCGGCGACGCCCGAACCGCCTCGGCCGTCGTCCGCGTCGTCCGCGTCGCTCGCACCGTCCTCGTCGGATTCGTCCGGGGACGCATCCGACTCCGTGTCCGCCGACGGTTCGGCGTCTCCGCGTATCTCTCGCCGTATCGACTCCAGTTCGGCCTCCACGTCCACTTTCGGTCTGTCGTCCGCCGGGGACTCGTTTTCTTCCTCCTCGCTTTCGTCCGTCGCGCTCTCGTCCGTCACGTCGATACGGACCGACTCGCGCCGTCCGCCCGTCCGGTCGCGTCGGGCGTCGTCGCTTCGTCCTTCCCGGTCTCTCCGGTCGGCGTCGCGCGTCTCCCCTCGCGCGCGTTCGGCCTCGTCGATGCGCGCCTCTATCTCGTCGACCAGTCCTCGCGCCTCTTCGAGGACGGACCGCGACGCCTCGTCTTCGGGTAAGTCGGCCTCCGAGAGCGCGGTTCGCATCTCCGAAAGCGCGCCGTCGAGGCCCGAGAGAGCGTCTCGACCCACTCGACTGCGCGCGAGTCGGTCCACCGCGGTCCGTTCGCCGCCGCGGGCGTCGTCGCCGAACGCCGACCGGCCGGGGTCGGCGAGGCGGAGGACGCGCCGGAGGAGTTCGAGCGACCGGATGGTCGCCTCCAACGCCGCCACGACCGTCGGGATGGTGTACTCCTCCGTGAAGCGCAGTAGTTCGCCGACGCTCGGCGGGCGCGGAAGCGGCGACTCTCCGCGTCGTCCGTCGCCTCGGTCCCGTCCATCGCCTCGGTCCCGTCCATCGCCTCGGTCCCGTCCGTCGCCCCGTTCGGGCGGTCTGTAGCCGTACCGCTCCCGTTCGCGGTCGGTCGGTTCCCCGCTTTTCCGTCCGTCTCGCGCGTCGAGTTCTCGGCGGAGGTCCCCGAGGGTCGATTCGAGGTCCGAGAGGAGAGCCGCGAGTTCGTCGTCGGACTCCGTCCGACGGTTCTCGCGGCCGTCGTCGCGTCGTGGACTCATGCGTCTTCCTTCGGCGCGGACGGAGAAAAAGGGGCGGTCGGTCGAACGCTCTCGAACGCAGTCGGGACGACGCCGCCGGTCAGTCGAACGTCCCGCGGTGGTACTGAACGGGCCACTCCACGTCCTCGCCGAGTTCGTGGGCCGCCTCTAACGTGAAGTACGGGTTGCGGAGATGTTCGCGCCCGACGACGGCCAGATCGGCGCGCCCGTTCCGGACGATGGCGTCGGCGTGTTCGGGTTCCGTGATTCCGCCGACTGCGCCGACGGCGATGTCCGTCGCCTCGTTGACTCGTTCGGCGTAGGGGACCTGATAGCCCGCCCCCGGGTCGGGGACCTGTTGGTCGGGGTGGATGCCGCCGGAACTGACGTCTATGAGGTCAGCGCCCTCTTCGGCGAGGAGGGGTGCGAGACGCGCCGACTGCTCTACGTCCCACGACTCGCGGTCCGGCAACC
This region includes:
- a CDS encoding DUF7548 family protein, with translation MNTESAASAVGAVACLLLAAVVFAPALLVTQSNVGVAAYYAAGPVGLSVVGFLGLLGVVVFLAGRQGRTDAATVAGLVTVLGVAMLAFALLWVVSLDSNLIYSFPAQYAWIADHRWAVAAVAAVVAVAGGAYAWSVLD
- a CDS encoding Sec-independent protein translocase subunit TatA/TatB, with product MTDILVPLFPGIPGGPEMLIVLLIIVLLFGANKLPKLARSTGQAMGEFRRGRDELENEIKEGAAADDASTDDDVEADAETDDPDRTTTA
- a CDS encoding TenA family protein, translating into MSVSDDGDVPDTYEAYAETREKPRFTDWLRERAEPAWSDATEHRFARELGSGELDDDAFRRYVVQDYAFLETLVGAFGHAVGDAPTMASKGRLVDFLGTLTADENDYFERTFDALDVPRAEDAGPTLTPTTRAFENLLRRAAAEGGYAETLAVLVPAEWAYLEWASAVDGASPERFYLAEWVELHANEGFAEFVGWLRSELDREGESISPRRRRRVERLFEQTVELEVEFFESAY
- a CDS encoding DUF7547 family protein, with amino-acid sequence MSPRRDDGRENRRTESDDELAALLSDLESTLGDLRRELDARDGRKSGEPTDRERERYGYRPPERGDGRDRGDGRDRGDGRDRGDGRRGESPLPRPPSVGELLRFTEEYTIPTVVAALEATIRSLELLRRVLRLADPGRSAFGDDARGGERTAVDRLARSRVGRDALSGLDGALSEMRTALSEADLPEDEASRSVLEEARGLVDEIEARIDEAERARGETRDADRRDREGRSDDARRDRTGGRRESVRIDVTDESATDESEEEENESPADDRPKVDVEAELESIRREIRGDAEPSADTESDASPDESDEDGASDADDADDGRGGSGVADEQTAANSQDSPDDAVESDDANADADDDR
- a CDS encoding MFS transporter: MGSGVGGTAGLFRDREFAALAGTAFARSQAYSTILIALALYAEQFGTTGFVEGLFGTAFAVVQLLIVLPLGRKVDTGNAKRFLLAGLALNVVVFFGFTLVQNSTHVVLVRMLQGLGASMLWITGSTVVGEISPDDASGRWLGAYNQVAAFSSLAGDVVGGYLLYAYDFALTYAVLSGVTVVAFVLVWRYLRTNPGGRKDPEDATGAETLRALFSRPMIRSLVFFRLAFSVGKMAVIIFLPIFARVEFGINAFAIGWILAGGKVTKTLVQGYMGDLTDRLGGKHRFVAAGALLYGVGTALIPLALFFEGVVDPVTFSAFGDTQRLGGAFFALFFAYGVLGIADSIRLPASMALFVEEGERFDSVASSMSLRSISWKIGQVAGPVLVGTIKDFVSTTVAFLTAAGFVLVATGVFVATYYRSAGAEATTPTPGD
- a CDS encoding thiolase family protein is translated as MERVAVIGASMTRFGQRDAWIRELLAEAGQACLEDAGVAPDEVEHLYVSNMASGEFEGQTGVPNALAQDLAAVPAYTARIDQTSSSGGAGVYAAWQSVASGASEMTMLVGGEKMTHRSTAEATDVIASLTHPVEYKHGVTLPSFAGLTARLYLDEYDAPRESLGKVAVKNHKNGLDNPHAQFRKEVDLETVLESPVVADPLRLYDFCPITDGSAALLFCPESVAREYTDDYAVVSGIGGATDTHVVHERADPTTMGGVVNSSDIAYEMAGLGPDDVDVAELHDMFTILEFLQSEDLGFFEKGEGWKAVEEGVTDRDGELPINTSGGLKSKGHPLGASGVAQVYEIYQQLIGEAGDRQVEADVGLACNVGGFGNCVTTTIMEARQ
- a CDS encoding YihY/virulence factor BrkB family protein; amino-acid sequence: MDGQFERARSGVRAAVREMRREDITFMAASIAYHALVSLLPIFLLLSLVLSATGRGRFVGTVVRLTGVFLPEAGQQVVANALGGATGSVGLSVVSVGVLLWGTSKIFRAMDAAFAQIYDTERKLSLVGQFSDALIVVLAVGGAAVVAVLVGSVVVVPDGMPFSWALDGLVAVLGLTVAFFPMYYVFPNIDVSVREVLPGVVVAAVGWTSLEWLFHLYASASSKPDIYGLLGTVLLLVTWLYVGGLVLLAGASVNATLSGRGGDQTTRRPGKRQFGREVRDAETFENRLDRLVTQADGAGVSAAAVRETLRRRADAVGDARGDEAPETAGSDDRSRGG
- a CDS encoding OB-fold domain-containing protein, which codes for MSDEREMEAYRYPDGSITYPGHPVGPDGEEPVGTVDLSGYTAEIITWTTSTATPPGVREPNSLAVVEFDVDGEPVRAIGQLTVADATESEVSIGDEVRPVYCEELRDPDAGIREKESQAWDGYRFEPV
- a CDS encoding PAS domain S-box protein, coding for MAPEDVQSDPLSETLAVFDRAERAREPLTTSEVSESLSCTRRTAYDRLTRLADRGVVETKKVGARGRIWWREPQSSETGAEAQSAVVEHDSLLLDVLDEADVGVFVLNDEFEVVWVNDDIERYFGLDRTAVVGRDKRRLLDEEILDTVANPGEFAETVRSTYDDNTYAEEFECRVTAGEHRPERWLEHRSRPIESGRFAGGRVELYYDVTESKRLFRRLSRSHAALERELDDVFERIDDAVFALDDDHRFTYLNRRAERLFDCDASDVVGRSVTDVFAAADDSTGYDAIRRASETQSSVTYEEYFEPLDVWLEGRVYPSETGVSVYVRNADERKQREREQKRYETIFETIDDAVCVFDEDGRLVATNSAFETLTGHSAGDFLDETGRLATDDTLEGVIERYRERSRGGEDTVSVETEATTDGGERVVIESRITRYRSAEGSLRWIAVVRDVTERKEQLRRHERQQERLTALNAVNAVVREISDAIISRPTREEIEREVCTAFAESESYRFAWIAGVDPRRGELTARVEVGVEGYVDEIDLSDARSLNTLEESGPASRAVRTGEIQAVNDPFSDEDFEPWRHLARKYDYQSVAAVPIEYEGTTYGLLGVYADRENAFEEEEQRALEPVGEIVGHAIAANERKQALMGDEAVEVEFRVPNPFGEYGATLPSDGTFRIERTVPLEDGTYLEYGVASAHVLDVLESLVDVIPHWRSLARFDCDSSPARFELYLSEQPVQSAIASLGGYVESAAMADGDFELTVHLSVSTDIRSVTDRLRETYPNVELVARRLVSVEDPFRERLQRQFSEILTERQRTAVETAYYSGFFEWPRESTGEDVAESLGVSAPTFHQHLRRAEKELFGQVLAEQPVTDQ
- a CDS encoding DUF7344 domain-containing protein; its protein translation is MSNSIPHSQLDSLAETDDVSRNDLFEALTESRRRTVLATIATAGTPIELRSLARAVAREETDVTDADVPEEAFERVSVSLYHTHLPKLANLGLIEFDARERVVESAADGVDSLCL